GCACCACCACCGAATCCACCTGGGGCGGCGGATAAAAATTGCCCGGTGAGAGCGAAAAGAGCCGCGTTACCCGAAAATAATACTGCCCCAAAACGGAGAGAATCCCGTAATCCTTGGTGCCGGGCAGCGCGGTGAGGCGCGCCCCCACTTCCAGTTGCATCATGAGAACGGCCCGGCTGATGGCCGTGATATGCTCAATCAGCCTGAACAGCAGAGGAGAAGTGATTTGATAGGGCAGGTTGCCCACCACGACCAGGGGCCGGCCCGCGGCCTGGCTGGCTTCTTTAAAGTCGAATTCCAACACATCCTGGCAGACGATTTCGACCTCGGGAACCTCGTGAAACAAGTCTTCTTGAAGAAATCTGGCCAGGTCGGGGTCCCGTTCCAGGGCGATGACCCGGTGGGCGGCCTGGGCCAGGAAGGTGGTAAGCGCCCCTAACCCCGCGCCGATCTCCAACACCGTGTCCTGACCCTCCAGATCCAGGGCCGCGACAATGCGCCGGGCCTGGTGCGGATGGAGCAGAAAGTGTTGCCCCAGGGCCTTCTTAGGCTTCTGGCCCAGACGCAGCAGGAGGCTTTTGGGAGAGGTTGAAGACATCGAGAGCCCTTTGGGCTTTGCGCCGTTGATAGCGCCGCACGATCCACAGAGTCAGAAAATAGGCCACGATGGCCGGAGGAATGGCGATGATGATGCCGCCCACTTGCAGGGCCAGGCCCCCCTGCCAGAGGACGCAGAGCCACGCTTTAAAACTGAAAGTCTCCGGAAAGACCAAGGGCTTGCCGCGATACAGCAGGAATTGACCTACCTTATAAGCGGTGATGTAGATGGGCGCGATGGTCAAAGGGTTGCCGGCCTGGAGGCCGATTATGGCGGTAACCGGGGAGACCCGGAAGAGCGCGGCCAGAGACAGGGTGGCCACCAGATGGAAGGGGATGGTGGGGGTGACACCGATGAATACCCCCAGGGCCATGCCCCAGGCAATTTTGCGCGGGTCTTCCTGGAGGCGGAGGAATTTCAGCCATTGGTAGCGGAGAATGCGTCGTAAGCTCATAGAAAAATTAAGGGGAAGATTCCCGGCCGGCGCCGGCCCCTTCCTCCTTGAGCACGCGGCGCAGCACCTTGCCCACCAGGCTCTTGGGCAACTCGGTGCGAAATTCGATGATCTTGGGCACCTTGTAGACCGCAAGCAACCGGCGGCAATGGGCCTCGATGTCAGCCTTGGTCAGCCGCGCCCCATCTTTGGCCACGATGACCACTTTCACGGTTTCCCCCCGGTAAGCATCGGGCACTCCGAAAGCTGCGGCCTCCTTGACGCCGGGGTGCTGATAGAGCACCTCTTCCACTTCCCGGGGGTAGATTTTGTAGCCTCCGGCGATGATCAAATCCTTTTTGCGTTCTACGATATAAAAATAGCCGTCCTCATCCATGCGGGCCAGATCCCCGGTGTAAAGCCAGCCGTCCTTGAGGACCATGGCCGTCTCCTGGGGGTTGTGCCAATAGCCATCCATGACCTGGGGGCCAAAGATGACCAGTTCCCCTTCTTCGCCGGGCGGCATCTCCCGGTTGCCGGTTTCCGGGTCCATGATCTTCGCCAGGGTGCTGGGCAGGGGCAAGCCCATGCTGCCGGGCGGCCTTTTGCCCTGGACGGGATTAAGATGGGTGATGGGTGCGGCTTCGGTCAGGCCATAGCCCTCCATCATGGTGCAGCCGCTCAAGGCCTCGAAGCGGTCCCGGACTTCCAGGGGCAGGGGGGCCGAGCCGCTGATACAGGCCCACAAGGCGGATAAGTCAAGCTTGGGCAGACGGGGGTCGTTGATCAGAGCCACAAACAGGGTGGGGACCCCGGGCAGCATGGTGGGCCGGTATTTTTGCATGGCCTTTATGAAACTGTTGATCTCAAAGCGGGGCAGCACGATAATCGTGGCTCCCTGGGACATGGGCCAGTTGAGACAGGCGGTGAGCCCGAAGGAGTGGGAAAATGGCAAGAGGCCCATGACGCGCTCTTCATTGTACCGCACCCGGGACAGCCAGGCGCTGATCTGGGCCACATTGGCCATGAGATTGCCGTGCGTCAGCATGGCGGCCTTGGGGGTGCCGGTGGTGCCGCCGGTATATTGCAGGACCGCCAGGTCCCCGGGTTCCGGCAGGGTTGTATCGGTCAAAGGGGGATGTTTCAGCAACTGCCGCCAGGAGGAGCGCTCCGGCGCGGGCTCAAATCCCAGGGCCAGGCCGTCTCTCCGGGCTTTGAAAGGATAGAGCCACGAAAGGAGCCAGGGGAGGCTATCCGTCAGGCTGGTAATGATGGTTTGGGTCAGATCTACCTGCTCCTTAATCTCCTGAAGTTTCGGGAGAAAATGGTCCAGCACTATCAGCCACTTGGCGCCCGAGTCGGCAAGTTGGTGTCCCAATTCCTTGGCGCTGAGGAGGGGATTGAGCATCACCGCCACCGCGCCCAGTCGCAGGACGGCATGGTAGGCGATGACCAGTTGCGGGGTATTGGGCAGGAAAATACCGACACGCGCCCCTTTGGCCAGACCCAGGTTCATGAGGGCGTGGGCCAGGCGGGCGGTGAGCGTGTTCAGTTCGCCATAGGTGAAGGTCCGGCCGAAAAAGACCAGGGCCGGGGCTTGGGGAGATCGCTCTGCCGCGTGCAGTAAGAGGAACGGCAAGGAGGTTGTGACGGGCCCCACCGTCAGGGGCACTCCCGGGTCATAATGGCGTGCCCAGGGGAAGGTCATCAATCATCTCCCCTAATGCTGGTGAGAGCCTCCTTCCTGACATTCCGAGCAGGTGCAGGCTTCATGCTCTTTGAGATCCTCAGGGGTCGCCTCCCGCACCTCGCGGATGGTAAAGGAAACTTCCAGGTCTTTGCCCGCCAGGGGATGGTTAAAGTCGATGAGCACGGTTTCGGGCCGCACTTCCTGAATAATAAAGAATACCGGTTGGCCGTCTTCGTTTTCGGTCTCGAATACCAGACCCGGCTTTACCTCCACCTCCGGAGCGAAGTCGGAGCGAGGGACTTCCATAAGCAGTTCGTCGTCAAATTCGCCGTAGGCCTCCTCGGCAGAAAGGTTAATTATTTTGCCTTCACTTTCTTCCATGCCGATCAAGGCTTCCTCCAGGCCCGGAGGCATCGCTCCCCCGCCCATACAGAAAGAAATTTCTTCCGGCTTTCCATCGGGGGGATAAGTCTCTTCCTCCCCGAGGTTGATCAGATATTCGATGGTCACAAAGGAACTCTTATCAATTTTCATGGTGTTCTCCTGAGGCCGGAGGCAGCCAGCCCCTTAGTAGATAACTATAAAGATATGCGAAACCTCATCCAGAGCCAGGGCAGGCCGCCGGAAAAGGCCCGCAAAAGAGGGTCTTCGAGTCTGTTTAACGTTTGGTGCCCATAATGATTCGGCCGGTATTGAGCAGATTGCACGGTACGGTCTTTTGAACGGCAATGCCCACGTCTTTCATAACCCGGATGACATCCAGATCGGTGGTGAAACCGACGCGGACAAAAACCGGGGCCATCACGTCTTCGACGCGGCCCCACAGGCTGCCGTTTTGGGACCTGGTGTGATTAACCGCGATGATCTGACCGCCGGGCTTGACCACCCGGTGGATCTCCCGGCAGACTTTGTGAGGATCTTGGACGGTGGTGATGACATACGCGGCCATGACGAGGTCGAAATGGTTATCGGGAAAGTCCAGACGGGAGGCGTCCATGACGTGTAAGTCAAATCGGCTGCCGCTGTTGAGATGGGCAGCTTTTTTCCGGGCCTGGGCGATCATGGCATGGGAAATGTCTATCCCCACAAACCGGGTTTTGGGAGGGTAGAATTCCAGGGTGTTGCCAGGACCTACGCCAATCTCCAAGACCTTCTGGTGAGGGGTTCTGGGCACGTACTTGAAAGCTTGCCGGCGGCCGGGGCCCAGGATTTTACCGAAGACATAATCGTAGAAGGGTGAATAAAACGAATATAATTGTTCCATGTAGCGCGGATTAACCTGACATTTCATATAAAATCCTTTTTAGGGTAATAGACTAATCGGCAAGGCGTATCAGGAATGCCTCGGGAAAATCGCGGACCTTCCCAAAATGCTAAATTCTACCCTAATAGTTGTGTGATTGTAAATCGAAAAATTCCCGGCTCAACGGAAAGCATCATTTGGACCTGATCAACTCTACTTCCCAGGCATCTCTGGCCTGGTGGTATTCCAGGCGATAAATGCGGTCGCCCACCTTTACCTTGAAGCAGAGCGAGGCCTGCGTCACCCACTGCTCCATGATCTGGTCAATTTCCAGCCAGGTCCGGCCCCAGGTAAAACGCCGGGGGCGTTCGTGCAGTCGAAACCCGGAATATGACTCTACCCGGCACAGCATCAGGTTGGCGTCAGCTTATAAGTTACCGGTCACACCGGGTGATGGGCTGCGAGAACGTCGCATCCGGTTCCGCCGGTCCCGGTTGGGCTTGAAACCCGTTGCAATAGTAACACGGGTAATTTACAATGGCAATATCGTCAACGTAATTGTGTATTTGGCCCCCTCTAGGGGATGGCCTTTGCACATTTGGGCGTGGTGGGTATATTCTCATTGGCCGCGGGAGAGGTTTTAATACATGTCATTAAGAAAAAACATGGGATTTAGACGGGTGGTGATTACGGGCGTCGGGATGGTGACGTCCATGGGTATGGATACGCCCACCGTGTGGAGTCGACTGCTGGCCGGGAAATCGGGGGTGTCCAGGCTAAGCCGTTTTAATCCCGAAATTATTGAGCGCTATCGCATTCCTGAAGATTTTCCTATCATCGGCGGGGTGATGCATGATTTTGATTTGAAAGAAATTTTGCAGGCCCGCAAAGATGAAGTCACCAAAGAGGATTTGAAGCAAATCAAGTATACTGACCGGTTTACCCAGTTTGCCCTGGCTGCCAGTATGGAAGCGATTAAGGACTCGGGCCTCAACCTGGAGGCTGATGAGGACCCGGAACGGGCCGGAGTGATCATTGCCAGCGGCATGGGCGGGGTCAGTTCCTGGGAGGAAGGGGTTCAGAAACTTCTGGCCGAAGGCGTGCGCCGGGTTTCGCCTTTCCTGGTGCCCAAAATGATTCCCAATCTGGCGGCGGGCAACGTCTCCATCCGGTTCAAGGCCAAGGGACCCAATATTGCGCTATCCACCGCCTGTGCTGCCGGGGCTCATGCCATCGGTTTGGCCTACCGTTCCGTCCAATTGGGGGACGCGGACCTTATGGCTGCCGGGGGCACCGAAGCCGCAGTGACTATTTTGACGCTCACGGCCTTTTATCGCATGGGTGCTTTGGCCGTTGGTTATAATGATCGCCCCGAAGCCGCCAGTCGTCCTTTTGATATCAATCGCTGTGGTTTTGTCATGTCAGAAGGCGCCGGTATCCTGGTGTTGGAGGAACTGGAGCACGCCCTGGCCCGTAACGCCGATATCTATGCCGAGATCGTCGGGTTCGGCATGACTGGCGATGCCCATCACATTACCGATCCGGATAAGGAAGGGGCCAGGCGCTGCATCACTCTGGCCATGAAAGATGCCGGCGTTAAGCCCGAAGACATTGATTACGTCAACCCGCACGCCACGGCTACCCCGGTGGGCGACCGCAACGAGTCTCAGGCTTTAAAAGAAATTTTCGGCGACTTGGCCCCCAGCCTCAAGGTGAGCGCGACCAAGTCCATGACCGGCCATCTGCTGGGCGCGGCCGGCGCGGTGGAGGGCATTTTCTGCGCCTTGGCCATCAAGAACGGGATAGCGCCACCCACCATCAACCTGGACGACTTGGACCCGGCCTGTGCCGGCCTGGATTTCATCAGGGGCACGGCCCGGAAGGCGGATATCCGCTATGCCTTGTCCAATTCCTTTGGATTCGGGGGCACCAACGCGGCCTTAGTATTCAAACGCTTTGAAGGCTGAGAAGAAGCGGTCAGCTTTTAGAGGCGGACGCGGGGCCTAAGGCCTGGCGAAGCCCCTCTTTGGAAAAGGGAAACTTAGGAGGATTTCAAGCGCTTATAGCGCTTGCCATAAATTTATGCCGCTGGCTGATTTTTAAATCCCCCTAAATCCCCCTTTTTCAAAGGGGGACTTTATAAGTAATTCCTTATAGTTCTCCCCTTTACCAAATGGGGTTAGGGGGATTTGGGGTGTTAAAGTATCTCCTATTAAGGAAAAAACTTTTGGCAAACGCTATATAAAAATCCCCCTGGCCCCTATCAGCAAAGTGGGGCTGAAGCTGTTTTTTATGTCATCTTATTTCTAAAACAGCCCTGGACTTCCTCTCAGGAGTATTCTTGATGTATGACAGTAAATAAAGGCTGATCGCTGAAAGCTGATAGCTGACTGCTTATCCCCATGGCCACCCCACCCAAGCCCATCCGTATCGCCATTGTCCTGAACGGTCAGGAATTCCTCTGTCACACAGTCACCGTGCCGTTCTCCCTGGAAGGCTACCCGCCGGTGGAACTGGTCTTATATGCCGCCAAACCCCAAATCCAGCCGGGTTTGGAGGTGAAACTCCTGCCGGAATTGCATCCGGAACAGTTCGATCTCATCTTGGACGGCCAGTTGCTTATGGCCGGGAGGCACGATTTTTCTCCCGATCAAACGGATAACTTTGTTTCCGGTCCCCCGGCAGACTTCCTGCAAAGACTGGTCTGCCATCTTCAGGAGTTGCGTCAAAAGCAGGAAATCAACTCCGGCATCATCAACAGCGCCACCGACGCCATGGTCACCATCAACGAGGACCACATCATTGTGGGTTACAATCATGCCGCGGAGGAGATGTTCGGCTATACCCGGGAAGAAGCCCTGGGGCAGGATCTGCTATTGATTGTGCCTCCGCCCTACAAAAACTTACACCGGGGCTATCTTAAGCGCTATCTGGCCACCCGGGAAGCCCACGTGCTCGGCCGGCAAAGGCGTCTTAACGCCTTTCGGCGGGATGGACGAGAGTTCCCCTTGAGCATTTCCTTTTCCGTGGTCGAAATCCATGATAGCCTCTATTTTACCGCTATCATGCGGGATATTACCGAGTATGAAGCTCTGGAAGACCGGGTGCTCCAGACCGAGCGTCTGGCTGCGGTAGGCAATACCGTGGCCCATATTGCCCACGAAATCAAGAACCCGCTGCTCATCATCGGGGGGTTTGCCCGGCAGCTTCTCAGAGTCCCGGAATTTGACGACACCTCCCGCCACCAACTGTCCACCATCGCCGAAGAGGTGGTGCATCTGGAGGAGATGGTGGCGGCCATGCGGGATTTTGTCAGGCGGCCACCGGCCCAGAAGCGCCAGGGAGAGATTGCCGCGGCAATTGCCCAGGCCCTGGAGAAGTTCCAGGACTCTTTTCGGGAGCATAATATTCAAGTGCGCCAGGTGGTGGAAACGCCGCTTCCGGCCGCGTCCTTTGACCCCAAGCAGTTGCATCAGGTTCTGCTCAATCTGCTCAAGAATGCCCAGGAGGCCATGCCTCAAGGCGGCGAGATCACCATTGCCAGCCGGGTGCGGGGCGCCATGGTGGAAATCAGTATCGCCGACACCGGCGATGGCATGCCTCCCGAAGTGGTAGACAGTATTTTTCAGCCTTACTTCACCACCAAGGAAACGAGTACCGGGCTGGGACTGGCCATCTGCCAGAGTATCATCCAGGAGCACGGCGGCAGCATTTTCGCCGATAGTACGCCGGGCCGGGGCTCCACCTTTACTATCCAACTCCCCTTAACGGTTGACGCGGACGAACTTCCCCAGCGCCTTACCGAACCCGAGGATAGGCGATTTCGATGACTACCCCTGTCCAACCCATCCGCATCGCCATTGTCATAAACGGCCAGGATTTTCTCTGCAACCCGGTCAGCCTGCCCTTCTCTCTGGAAGGTTACCCCCCGGTGGATGTGGTCCTCTATGGCAGCAACCCCGAGGTCGTGGCCGGCCTGCCGGTAAACCGCTTGGCTGAGTTGCATCCGGACCAGTTTGATCTCATCCTGGACGCCCAGTTTTTGACCAACGGGCTCGACGATTTTGCGCCGGACAAACTGGATAATCTCATTACCGGTCCCGCGGTGCCTTTCCTAAAAGGGCTGGTCTGCCAACTCCACGAATTGCGCCAGAAACAGGAAATCAACTCCGGCATCATCAACAGCGCTACTGACGCCATTATCACCATCAATGAAGAACACGTGATCGTCGGTTTCAATCGCGGCGCGGAACTGATGTTCGGCTACACCCGGGCCGAAGCCCTGGGCCAGGACTTGACCCTCGTGATTCCGCCGCCTTATAAGGCGGAGCACCGGGCCTACGTGCGGCGTTATGTGGCCACCCGGGAGGCCCGGATGATCGGCAAACACGTGCGCCTTACCGCCCTGCGCCGGGATGGGCATGAATTCCCCATGAGCATCTCTTTTTCCGTAGCCGAGATTCGCGATAACCTCTATTTCACCGGCATCATTCGGGACATTACCGAATACAAGGAGATGGAGGAACGGGTGCTCCAGTCGGAACGCCTGGCCGCGGTGGGCAATACCGTGACTCATATAGCCCACGAAATCAAAAATCCACTGCTTATTATCGGGGGGTTCGCCCGGCAGCTTCTCAAAACCCCGAACCTGGACGATAAGTCCAACCGCAAACTGTCCATGATCGCCGAAGAAGTGAGCCATCTGGAGGAGATGGTGGCGGAAATGCGGGATTTTGTCCGCCGCCCCTCGGCCCAGAAGCAGTCAGGCCAGATCATGGACATCTTGCGCGAAGCCCTGGACCTGTTTCACGATACCTTTGAGGAACATCACATCACGGTGCATCAGGTTGAAGAAACGCCGTTGCCATCGCTGCCCTTCGACCCCAGACAGGTGCGTCAGGTGTTCCTGAATCTTTTGAAGAACGCGCTGGAGGCCATGCCCCAGGGGGGTGAAATTACCATCACCAGCCGAGTCCAGGACACCAAAGCCGAAATCAGCATCGCCGACACCGGCGAGGGCATGACTGCGGAAGTAGCCGAGAATATTTTTCAGCCTTACTTCACCACCAAGGAAAAGGGGACGGGCCTTGGATTGGCCATCTGCCAGAGCATTATCCAGGAGCACGGCGGCACCATCTCCGTGGCTAGCACCCCCGGCGGGGGAACCACCTTTATCATCCAACTGCCCGTGGATGATGCCGCCCTGGCCCAAGAGTAAGGTGAATATTGGCTTCCCTGACCGATAACCTGGCGCGCCGGACAGACGCATCTCCCTTGCTTGAGGTGCGTGACCTCACCGTCCAATTCAACACGGAGCGAGGCATAATCAGGGCCGTGGCTGGGGTGAGTTTTGACCTGGCCAATGGTGAAACCCTGGGCCTGGTGGGGGAATCGGGTTGCGGCAAAACCGTCACCGCGATGTCCATTCTGCGGCTCCTCCCCACACCCAGCGCTGAGGTGACCGGGCAGATTCGTTTTCAGGGTGAAAATCTGGCAACCTGCCCCGACAGCCGGATGCGCCAGATTCGGGGCAACCGCATTGCCATGGTCTTCCAGGAACCCATGACCGCGCTGAACCCGGTCTTGACCGTGGGCGAGCAGGTGGCCGAGGCGCTGCGCCTGCACCGGGGTTTATCCCATCAGACGGCCTGGCGGGAAGCAGGTGCCGCCCTGGCCCGGGTGGGCTTCCCCGATGCGAAAGCCCGTCTGGGCCAATATCCGCATCAACTCTCGGGAGGCTTGCGGCAGCGGGCGCTCATGGCCATGGCTTTAGCCTGCGACCCGGAACTCCTCATCGCCGATGAACCCACCACGGCCCTGGACGTGACCATTCAGGCCCAAATACTCGCCTTGCTGGCCAAGCTCAAGGCGGAGTTGGGGCTGGCGGTGCTGTTCATCACCCACAACCTGGGGATCGTGGCCCAGACCGCTGACCGGGTAGCGGTGATGTATGCGGGTCTTATCGTGGAACAGGCCCCAACTGCGGAACTCTTCGGCCACCCGGACCATCCCTACACCCGGGGGCTCCTGAATTCCGTGCCTCGCTTGGATTTCCGCCAGCCCGCCGGGGAAATCCTTTCGCCCATTCAGGGCCACTTGCCCGCTAAGCCGCCGTCCGGCTGCCTCTTCCGGGACCGCTGCCCCCTGGCCCATGGGCGCTGTCAGGCAGAACCGCCTTGGGTCGAAGTAAACCCCGGGCACGTGGTGCGGTGTTGGAATTTTTCGTAAGATGCGAAATTCAGTCATTTCACTCCCTCCTCTTCTAAAGGGGGTGCTTCGCTTTATACACCAAGAAGGACGCTATGCCTGAACTGCTGGAAGCCCACGAGCTGTGCCGCTATTTCCGCCTGGCCGGTACCTGGGGCAAAGGCCCGCTCCTCAAGGCAGTGGACCGCGTCAGCCTGAGCCTCTTTGCCGGCGAAACCCTGGGGCTGGTGGGGGAATCCGGCTGCGGCAAGTCCACTCTGGGCCGCCTGGCCCTGGCGTTGCTGCCCCCCACCAGTGGCAGCATCGTCTTCGCGGGGGAAGACCTGGCCCGGGTTTCCCATAAGCGCCTTAAGGAATTGCGCCGCGAGATCCAGATTATCTTTCAGGACCCCTATTCGTCCCTTAACCCCCGCATGACCGTGGGCCAGATACTTGAAGAGCCTTACATCATTCATAACCTGGGGACTCGCCGGGAACGCCGGGCCTGGGTGGCAGAGCTGTTGCGGGAAGTCGGGCTGACCGAAGAGGTTTTAGACCGCTATCCCCACGAATTTAGCGGCGGCCAGCGCCAGCGCCTGGGGATCGCCCGGGCTTTGGCCTTGAAGCCTCGGCTCATCGTGGCCGATGAGCCCGTATCCGCCCTAGACGTTTCTATCCAGGCCCAAATTCTCAATCTCCTGGCCGAGTTGCAGCAGCGCCACGGCCTCACGTATCTCTTCATCTCCCACGACTTGAGCGTCATCTCCCAGATCAGCAACCGGGTGGCGGTGATGTATGTGGGCCGCTTGATGGAGATGGCCTCCCGGGAGGTCATGGCCGCAGCCCGACTGCACCCCTACACCGAGGCGCTCCTCGCCGCGGTGCCCCGGCCCACCCCGGAGCGCACCTTCAACCCCCCGGCCCTCAAGGGCGAGCCGCCCAGCCCGGTGAATGTCCCATCGGGCTGCCCCTTCCACCCCCGCTGCCCCGAGGCCCAGTTCCCGATCTGTAAAGAGACGGTTCCCGACTTCCGGGAGACCGCGTCGGACCACTGGGTCGCGTGTCATTTTAGGTAAGGCAATCAAGCTGTCAGCCATTAACTTCAGCGAGAAAGTCAGGATGAGGAATTTATGAGGGTCATATTGGAATTATTGGCGGCTTTGTCTTCAGGGATATTTACCGGCGCGGCGTTTTATATTTATTTCGTCGAACATCCGGCGAGGTTGGAATGCGGCCCGGCACTGGGAGTACCCGAGTTTGCCGCCAGCTATAAGCGCGCCAAGATCATGCAGCCTTTGCTGGCATTTTTAGGGTTTTTCGGCGGCAGCGCCGCTTGGTTGACCGGCGCCGGCGTCTGGTGGCTCATCGGCGGGATCATTATGGGGTCGCTTTTTCCCTTTACCATCATCCTGATGTTGCCCATAAATAACGAGCTCAATAATCCATCCCTGGACAAGAATTCCCCCCTTGCAGTGGAACTTCTAAGCCGATGGGGGAATTTGCATCGGATCCGCGCGCTCGCGAGCTTGGTTGCATTTGTGCTCTTCTTGTTATTACTCAGATGGGCTTAACGAAGTTTGCGTGGTTTAGGTCATGCCGGTGAAATACTTGGTCATTTGCGCTTCGGCCTTCCTGGCCTCCGGTTTGACCCTGTTCTCCGGGTTCGGGCTGGGTACTTTGCTGCTGCCGGTCATGGTCCTGTTTTTTCCCATCGACCTGGCCATCGCCTTAACCGCGGTGGTCCACGCCCTGAACAATCTCTTCAAGTGCTGGCTCTTAGGCCGCTACGCGGACCGGCCGACAGTGTTCAAGTTCGGTATCCCCGCTATCCTCAGCGCCCTCGTGGGGGCTTGGGTGCTCTTGTACCTGTCGGACCTAGCACCGCTGCTCACTTACCAGATGTGGGGCCGAGAAGCCCACATCATGCCGGTGAAACTGGTGGTGGCGGTGCTGATGGTGGTCTTCGCCCTGGTGGAACTGGCGTCCTTTTTGCCGCGGTTCTCCCTGCCGCCCCGGTATCTTCCTCTGGGCGGCGTGTTGAGCGGATTTTTCGGTGGGCTCTCGGGACATCAGGGGGCGTTGCGCAGCGTCTTTCTCCTTAAGGCGGGTCTGAGCAAAGAAAGCTTCATCGCCACCGGAGTGGTGATCTCCCTCATGGTGGATATTCCCCGGATCGTCATGTACGGCTTAACCCTGCGGGGGCTGCACCTGGGAGGCGAACGCATTCTCTTGGCTGCCGCAATCCTGGCCGCCTTTGCCGGGGCCTGGCTCGGCAATCGCCTTATACCGAAAGTGACTCTGCGCCTGGTGCAGATCCTGGTGGCCGTCATGCTCCTGGCCATTGCTGCGGCCTTGGGAAGCGGCCTCATTTAGGGAAAGGATAGCGATGATCTGGAATGCCTTAAGGCGCGGTGAGCACCTGGAACCCCCGCCCTGGCTTTACGCCCGCATGGCGCGAGGTTCCCTGATGCGCCTGATCTACCGGCTTTTTGGCGGCGATCTGGTCGAGGCCTTGCCCAGGGGGAGCCGCCTTTTAGATGTAGGCACCGGCCCCGGCTATCTGCCGGGATATCTGGCCCTGGTGCGGCCGGACCTGGAAATTTGCGGTCTGGATTTTTCCTACGACATGATCCGCCGGGTTGAGCCCTGGCCAACCGCCCCGGCCCCTCGGGCGCCGGTTCGCTGGGTAGTGGCGGATGCCTGTCTCTTGCCTTTTCAGGGCAGGGTCTTTGACCACATTGTTGCGACCTTCAGTTTCCACATCTGGCCCTGCCCCGTGGCCGGGCTTCAGGAACTGCGGCGGGTCCTGGCGCCTGGGGGGCAGGCCTGGGTCTATGAGCTGCGGC
The DNA window shown above is from Desulfobaccales bacterium and carries:
- a CDS encoding ATP-binding protein, encoding MATPPKPIRIAIVLNGQEFLCHTVTVPFSLEGYPPVELVLYAAKPQIQPGLEVKLLPELHPEQFDLILDGQLLMAGRHDFSPDQTDNFVSGPPADFLQRLVCHLQELRQKQEINSGIINSATDAMVTINEDHIIVGYNHAAEEMFGYTREEALGQDLLLIVPPPYKNLHRGYLKRYLATREAHVLGRQRRLNAFRRDGREFPLSISFSVVEIHDSLYFTAIMRDITEYEALEDRVLQTERLAAVGNTVAHIAHEIKNPLLIIGGFARQLLRVPEFDDTSRHQLSTIAEEVVHLEEMVAAMRDFVRRPPAQKRQGEIAAAIAQALEKFQDSFREHNIQVRQVVETPLPAASFDPKQLHQVLLNLLKNAQEAMPQGGEITIASRVRGAMVEISIADTGDGMPPEVVDSIFQPYFTTKETSTGLGLAICQSIIQEHGGSIFADSTPGRGSTFTIQLPLTVDADELPQRLTEPEDRRFR
- a CDS encoding long-chain fatty acid--CoA ligase, which gives rise to MTFPWARHYDPGVPLTVGPVTTSLPFLLLHAAERSPQAPALVFFGRTFTYGELNTLTARLAHALMNLGLAKGARVGIFLPNTPQLVIAYHAVLRLGAVAVMLNPLLSAKELGHQLADSGAKWLIVLDHFLPKLQEIKEQVDLTQTIITSLTDSLPWLLSWLYPFKARRDGLALGFEPAPERSSWRQLLKHPPLTDTTLPEPGDLAVLQYTGGTTGTPKAAMLTHGNLMANVAQISAWLSRVRYNEERVMGLLPFSHSFGLTACLNWPMSQGATIIVLPRFEINSFIKAMQKYRPTMLPGVPTLFVALINDPRLPKLDLSALWACISGSAPLPLEVRDRFEALSGCTMMEGYGLTEAAPITHLNPVQGKRPPGSMGLPLPSTLAKIMDPETGNREMPPGEEGELVIFGPQVMDGYWHNPQETAMVLKDGWLYTGDLARMDEDGYFYIVERKKDLIIAGGYKIYPREVEEVLYQHPGVKEAAAFGVPDAYRGETVKVVIVAKDGARLTKADIEAHCRRLLAVYKVPKIIEFRTELPKSLVGKVLRRVLKEEGAGAGRESSP
- a CDS encoding DUF2062 domain-containing protein produces the protein MSLRRILRYQWLKFLRLQEDPRKIAWGMALGVFIGVTPTIPFHLVATLSLAALFRVSPVTAIIGLQAGNPLTIAPIYITAYKVGQFLLYRGKPLVFPETFSFKAWLCVLWQGGLALQVGGIIIAIPPAIVAYFLTLWIVRRYQRRKAQRALDVFNLSQKPPAASGPEA
- the fabF gene encoding beta-ketoacyl-ACP synthase II yields the protein MGFRRVVITGVGMVTSMGMDTPTVWSRLLAGKSGVSRLSRFNPEIIERYRIPEDFPIIGGVMHDFDLKEILQARKDEVTKEDLKQIKYTDRFTQFALAASMEAIKDSGLNLEADEDPERAGVIIASGMGGVSSWEEGVQKLLAEGVRRVSPFLVPKMIPNLAAGNVSIRFKAKGPNIALSTACAAGAHAIGLAYRSVQLGDADLMAAGGTEAAVTILTLTAFYRMGALAVGYNDRPEAASRPFDINRCGFVMSEGAGILVLEELEHALARNADIYAEIVGFGMTGDAHHITDPDKEGARRCITLAMKDAGVKPEDIDYVNPHATATPVGDRNESQALKEIFGDLAPSLKVSATKSMTGHLLGAAGAVEGIFCALAIKNGIAPPTINLDDLDPACAGLDFIRGTARKADIRYALSNSFGFGGTNAALVFKRFEG
- a CDS encoding FKBP-type peptidyl-prolyl cis-trans isomerase; translated protein: MKIDKSSFVTIEYLINLGEEETYPPDGKPEEISFCMGGGAMPPGLEEALIGMEESEGKIINLSAEEAYGEFDDELLMEVPRSDFAPEVEVKPGLVFETENEDGQPVFFIIQEVRPETVLIDFNHPLAGKDLEVSFTIREVREATPEDLKEHEACTCSECQEGGSHQH
- a CDS encoding class I SAM-dependent methyltransferase, with the translated sequence MKCQVNPRYMEQLYSFYSPFYDYVFGKILGPGRRQAFKYVPRTPHQKVLEIGVGPGNTLEFYPPKTRFVGIDISHAMIAQARKKAAHLNSGSRFDLHVMDASRLDFPDNHFDLVMAAYVITTVQDPHKVCREIHRVVKPGGQIIAVNHTRSQNGSLWGRVEDVMAPVFVRVGFTTDLDVIRVMKDVGIAVQKTVPCNLLNTGRIIMGTKR
- the rsmA gene encoding 16S rRNA (adenine(1518)-N(6)/adenine(1519)-N(6))-dimethyltransferase RsmA codes for the protein MSSTSPKSLLLRLGQKPKKALGQHFLLHPHQARRIVAALDLEGQDTVLEIGAGLGALTTFLAQAAHRVIALERDPDLARFLQEDLFHEVPEVEIVCQDVLEFDFKEASQAAGRPLVVVGNLPYQITSPLLFRLIEHITAISRAVLMMQLEVGARLTALPGTKDYGILSVLGQYYFRVTRLFSLSPGNFYPPPQVDSVVVRLLPEAPNPQAHDETLLHQLVKAAFGHRRKTLNNTLAAHAETFGLTSEAMRPLLADLGIDLKRRGETLSVAEFVEISNKVTNTQWRS